A window from Acidobacteriota bacterium encodes these proteins:
- the lon gene encoding endopeptidase La — protein MPDNSRSTDQSSPDQQNGAPQLPSELPVLPLRRSVVFPMTVAPLAVSRPVSVEAVNRALAGDRMVLLLLQEGEEEEPGPDDLKRTGTVGIVRQMAKGTNGLRVLVEGVSRASAEFLNSAADGTGITALIRPLPEQATRSLEVDAHVRRIQELVERALSLATGLSPDLRALVTTIDDPLRIAYLLASMLDMKPEDKQRLLEENDLSVKLTAVAGALSREIDILELKGRIESKAEKEISESQRQYVLRQQLKAIQQELGETDSEVQEVRDTIAKAGLPEQVAAVATREADRLERMTPASPEYQMIRTYLDWVLEIPWAKTTEDRLDPIEARRVLDEDHYDLDKVKERIVEYLAVQKLKSAQAAEGQAVTIKGPILCFVGPPGVGKTSLGQSIARAMNRTFVRISLGGVRDEAEIRGHRRTYIGAMPGRLAQAMKQAGASNPVFMLDEIDKISVGIQGDPAAALLEVLDPAQNHAFRDHYLEIPLDLSRVLFIATANQLGTVHPALLDRMEMISLSGYSEEEKRHIARRYLLPRQIAENGLKPHQLEIDDAALTRVITEWTREAGVRTLERQLGTIARKVAARAAGAANPLETVENVEAEEVAKFLGPPPFRPDVAFRTSRPGVATGVAWTESGGDVLFIEAVLLPGGHGNVTLTGQLGNVMQESARAALSHIREQADKLAIDAKFLDGHDLHVHVPAGAIPKDGPSAGVTMATAMVSAIRKEPVREDVAMTGEITLSGLVLPVGGIREKALAARRHGIKIFVLPQQNLQDTEELPGEVKKEMRFVPVSTLDEVLPIALPAPAPAP, from the coding sequence ATGCCCGACAACAGCCGCAGCACCGATCAATCCTCGCCCGATCAGCAGAACGGCGCGCCGCAGCTTCCCTCCGAGCTGCCGGTGCTGCCGCTCCGCCGCTCCGTCGTGTTCCCGATGACCGTCGCGCCGCTGGCCGTCAGCCGCCCCGTTTCGGTGGAGGCGGTCAACCGCGCGCTCGCCGGGGACCGCATGGTGCTGCTCCTGCTGCAGGAGGGGGAAGAGGAAGAGCCCGGGCCGGACGACCTCAAGCGCACGGGGACGGTCGGCATCGTCCGCCAGATGGCGAAAGGCACCAACGGCCTGCGCGTGCTGGTCGAGGGGGTCTCGCGCGCCAGCGCCGAGTTCCTCAACAGCGCTGCCGACGGCACGGGCATCACGGCGCTCATCAGGCCGCTTCCCGAGCAGGCCACGCGCAGCCTCGAGGTCGACGCGCACGTGCGCCGCATCCAGGAACTGGTCGAGCGCGCCCTGTCGCTCGCCACCGGTCTCTCGCCGGACCTGCGCGCGCTGGTCACGACCATCGACGATCCGCTGCGCATCGCGTACCTGCTCGCGAGCATGCTCGACATGAAGCCGGAGGACAAGCAGCGGCTGCTCGAGGAGAACGATCTCTCGGTGAAGCTGACGGCGGTGGCCGGCGCGCTCTCGCGCGAGATCGACATCCTCGAGCTGAAGGGGCGCATCGAGTCGAAAGCCGAGAAGGAGATCAGCGAATCGCAGCGCCAGTACGTGCTGCGCCAGCAGCTCAAGGCCATCCAGCAGGAGCTGGGCGAGACCGACAGCGAAGTGCAGGAAGTACGCGACACGATCGCGAAGGCGGGCCTGCCGGAACAGGTCGCCGCCGTGGCCACGCGCGAGGCCGATCGCCTGGAGCGGATGACCCCGGCGTCTCCCGAGTACCAGATGATCCGCACGTACCTCGACTGGGTGCTGGAGATCCCGTGGGCGAAGACCACGGAAGACCGGCTCGACCCCATCGAAGCGCGGCGCGTGCTCGACGAGGACCACTACGATCTCGACAAGGTCAAGGAGCGCATCGTCGAGTACCTGGCGGTGCAGAAGCTCAAGTCCGCCCAGGCCGCCGAGGGCCAGGCGGTGACCATCAAGGGGCCAATCCTCTGCTTCGTCGGGCCGCCGGGGGTGGGAAAGACGTCGCTCGGCCAGTCCATCGCGCGCGCGATGAACCGCACGTTCGTCCGCATCTCGCTGGGCGGCGTGCGCGATGAAGCGGAGATCCGCGGGCACCGGCGGACCTACATCGGCGCGATGCCCGGCCGGCTGGCGCAGGCCATGAAGCAGGCGGGCGCGAGCAACCCGGTGTTCATGCTGGACGAGATCGACAAGATCAGCGTCGGCATCCAGGGGGATCCCGCCGCGGCGCTGCTCGAGGTGCTCGACCCGGCGCAGAACCACGCGTTCCGCGACCACTATCTCGAGATCCCGCTCGATCTCTCGCGCGTGCTGTTCATCGCCACGGCCAACCAGCTCGGCACGGTCCACCCCGCGCTGCTCGACCGCATGGAGATGATCTCGCTCTCCGGCTACTCCGAGGAGGAGAAGCGGCACATCGCGCGGCGCTACCTGCTGCCGCGCCAGATCGCCGAGAACGGGCTGAAGCCGCACCAGCTCGAGATCGACGACGCGGCGCTGACCCGCGTGATCACCGAGTGGACGCGCGAGGCGGGGGTGCGTACGCTGGAGCGGCAGCTCGGAACGATCGCGCGGAAGGTCGCGGCCCGCGCCGCGGGCGCCGCCAATCCGCTGGAAACCGTGGAGAACGTCGAGGCGGAGGAAGTGGCGAAGTTCCTCGGCCCGCCGCCGTTCAGGCCGGACGTGGCGTTCCGCACATCGCGGCCCGGCGTGGCGACCGGCGTGGCGTGGACCGAATCCGGGGGCGACGTGCTCTTCATCGAGGCGGTGCTGCTCCCGGGGGGCCACGGCAACGTGACGCTCACCGGACAGCTCGGCAACGTGATGCAGGAGTCCGCCCGCGCCGCGCTCAGTCACATCCGCGAGCAGGCGGACAAGCTCGCCATCGACGCGAAGTTCCTCGACGGCCACGATCTGCACGTGCACGTGCCCGCCGGCGCGATCCCGAAGGACGGCCCTTCGGCAGGCGTCACCATGGCCACGGCGATGGTCTCGGCGATCCGCAAGGAACCCGTCCGGGAGGACGTGGCGATGACCGGCGAGATCACCCTGTCTGGCCTCGTGCTGCCGGTCGGCGGCATCCGCGAGAAGGCGCTTGCCGCCCGGCGCCACGGCATCAAGATCTTCGTCCTGCCGCAGCAGAACCTCCAGGACACCGAGGAATTGCCGGGCGAAGTGAAGAAGGAGATGCGCTTCGTGCCGGTCTCCACCCTCGACGAGGTCCTCCCCATCGCATTGCCGGCCCCGGCACCTGCGCCGTAG
- a CDS encoding M28 family peptidase gives MRRRMHAPVMQLVFAAVVAALSGVAYTGGALPDAVEQAANTIDAGDLRAHLRFLASDELQGRGTGHAGNHVAELYLASLFERLQLGRAAGAAYLQPVELYFSTLGEMNELVASEQVNRAEVATCYVAGGDFYPHAASASRSVSAGVVFAGYGITAPEHRYDDYAGIDARGRLVVVFDGEPQSDDERSRFLGRAPTAHAGAEAKIANAKAHGAAGLLIVRARMRDVKSVWPADPPVRSRNFQMAGRVDRESLPIAVISTGAAEALLSSEAVPEERKAAALKKTIDDVLERAGDGAISAPASFAVAGRQARLSIDLARERVVVHNVVGMVEGTDPELKQQIVVVGAHMDHDGLDAEGRVYNGADDNGSGTVGVIEAAEAFAAAARGGRRPARTVVFALWNGEEKGFLGSEYFVEHPAPAGRLVANVNLDMIGRNEDVPDPTDFRFRGLAKTTAAENTNTVHLLGYSYSPAFSALVREENAAVGLTIRQVLDVSPQNLIRRSDQWPFLQQRIPAIFFTTGLHPDYHTPQDDVGKINFEKLEKIARLAFRVTWRLATDAELPAYAEPRPSARAAHLEP, from the coding sequence ATGCGCAGGCGGATGCACGCCCCGGTGATGCAACTGGTGTTCGCGGCAGTCGTGGCCGCGCTGTCAGGGGTGGCGTACACGGGTGGCGCGCTGCCCGACGCGGTCGAGCAGGCGGCGAACACGATCGACGCCGGCGACCTGCGCGCGCATCTCCGCTTCCTCGCGAGCGATGAACTGCAGGGGCGCGGCACGGGCCACGCCGGCAATCACGTCGCGGAGCTGTACCTCGCCTCTCTCTTCGAGCGCCTGCAGCTCGGACGCGCTGCGGGGGCGGCGTACCTGCAGCCGGTCGAGTTGTACTTCAGCACGCTCGGCGAGATGAACGAGCTGGTGGCCTCCGAGCAGGTCAACCGGGCCGAGGTGGCGACGTGCTACGTGGCGGGCGGCGATTTCTACCCGCACGCCGCGTCGGCGTCGCGCTCGGTTTCCGCCGGCGTCGTGTTCGCGGGCTACGGCATCACCGCGCCGGAACACCGCTACGACGACTACGCCGGCATCGACGCCCGCGGCCGGCTCGTGGTCGTCTTCGACGGCGAGCCGCAGAGCGACGACGAGCGCAGCCGGTTCCTGGGCCGCGCGCCGACCGCGCACGCCGGCGCGGAAGCGAAGATCGCCAACGCGAAAGCGCACGGCGCCGCGGGACTCCTCATCGTGCGCGCGCGGATGCGCGACGTGAAGAGCGTCTGGCCCGCGGACCCGCCGGTCAGGAGCCGGAACTTCCAGATGGCGGGGCGCGTCGATCGTGAGAGCCTCCCGATCGCCGTCATCTCCACCGGCGCAGCCGAAGCGCTGTTGTCCTCCGAAGCGGTGCCGGAGGAACGCAAGGCCGCCGCGTTGAAGAAGACCATTGACGACGTCCTGGAGCGCGCGGGCGACGGCGCCATCAGCGCGCCAGCCTCGTTTGCCGTCGCCGGCCGCCAGGCCAGGCTGTCGATCGACCTCGCGCGCGAGCGCGTCGTCGTCCACAACGTGGTCGGCATGGTCGAAGGGACGGACCCCGAACTGAAGCAGCAGATCGTGGTCGTCGGCGCGCACATGGATCACGACGGCCTGGACGCGGAGGGGCGCGTGTACAACGGCGCGGACGACAACGGCTCGGGCACCGTCGGCGTGATCGAGGCCGCCGAGGCCTTTGCCGCCGCCGCGCGGGGCGGCCGCAGGCCGGCCCGCACCGTCGTGTTTGCGCTCTGGAACGGCGAGGAAAAAGGGTTTCTTGGATCCGAGTACTTCGTCGAGCATCCGGCGCCCGCCGGACGCCTCGTCGCCAACGTGAACCTCGACATGATCGGACGCAACGAGGACGTGCCGGATCCAACGGACTTCCGGTTCAGGGGACTCGCGAAGACGACCGCCGCCGAGAACACCAACACCGTGCACCTGCTCGGCTATTCCTACAGCCCGGCGTTCTCGGCGCTCGTACGCGAGGAAAACGCGGCCGTGGGGCTGACGATCAGGCAGGTGCTCGACGTCTCACCGCAGAACCTCATTCGCCGGAGCGACCAGTGGCCGTTCCTGCAGCAGAGGATCCCGGCGATCTTTTTCACGACCGGGCTGCATCCCGACTACCACACGCCGCAGGATGACGTGGGCAAGATCAATTTCGAGAAGCTGGAGAAGATCGCCCGGCTCGCGTTCCGCGTGACCTGGCGCCTGGCGACCGATGCGGAGCTGCCGGCGTACGCCGAGCCCCGCCCGTCCGCCCGGGCCGCGCACCTCGAACCCTGA
- a CDS encoding isoprenylcysteine carboxylmethyltransferase family protein, with the protein MSSAIVAAAWLGGAAFVASLLYFLYFYLVLLGRPAAGTDWITPVALDLALFLAFATHHSIMPRAGVKQALARVLPPERERSLYVWIASALFVVVCALWRPVPGVMYEVRGAWAWPLYAVQVAGIGLALRASARLDALELAGIRQVQHVRRAKSLAPLQVLGPYTIVRHPVYLGWVLLVFGAPYMTASRFTFALISTLYLALAIPLEERSLEQAFGDSYREYKRRVRWRFLPGVY; encoded by the coding sequence GTGTCTTCCGCCATTGTCGCGGCCGCCTGGCTCGGCGGCGCCGCGTTCGTTGCCTCGCTGCTCTACTTCCTCTATTTCTATCTCGTGCTCCTCGGCCGCCCCGCCGCGGGGACCGACTGGATCACACCGGTCGCCCTCGACCTCGCCCTGTTCCTGGCATTCGCGACGCACCACAGCATCATGCCGCGGGCGGGCGTGAAGCAGGCGCTCGCGCGCGTGCTGCCCCCTGAACGTGAACGGTCGCTGTACGTCTGGATCGCGAGTGCGCTCTTCGTCGTCGTGTGCGCGCTGTGGCGTCCCGTGCCCGGCGTGATGTACGAGGTGCGCGGCGCGTGGGCGTGGCCGCTCTACGCCGTGCAGGTGGCGGGCATCGGCCTGGCGTTGCGCGCCTCGGCGAGGCTTGACGCCCTCGAGCTTGCCGGCATTCGACAGGTGCAGCACGTGCGGCGCGCCAAATCGCTCGCCCCGCTGCAGGTGCTCGGACCCTACACGATCGTTCGGCACCCGGTCTACCTGGGCTGGGTTCTGCTCGTCTTCGGCGCGCCATACATGACGGCGAGCCGGTTCACCTTCGCGCTCATCAGCACGCTCTACCTCGCGCTCGCCATCCCGCTCGAGGAGCGCTCCCTCGAGCAGGCATTCGGCGACAGCTACCGCGAATACAAGCGCCGCGTGCGGTGGCGGTTTCTGCCGGGCGTCTACTGA